In Chitinophaga oryzae, the sequence TTGGAGGGGCTTCCTATGCGCTCAGCCAGACAGTCAAACTACTCCTCATTATGAAGTTATGTTTTGTTGTGGTGTTATTGTCCTGTTTACATGCTTCAGCCACCGTTTTTTCGCAGGCGAAATTCACGCTCTCTTTTGTGAAGGCGGACGCTGATAAGATCTTTGCGAAGATCCAGCGGGAAAGCGACTACCGTTTTTTCTATAACTATACCGCCATCCGGCAGCTGGGCAAAGTAGACCTGCAGGTGAAGGACGCATCGCTGGCTGAAGTCATGCGGCGGATGCTTGACAGTTCCGCGCTGGCTTTCCGCATTGTAGACAGGAACCTGGTGGTCATCTCCCCCAAATCAGAACAGGCTGGCAGGGTCGCCGGTAAAGTGGCCGATGAGAAAGGGGTGCCACTGGTAGGCGTGTCCGTAAAAGTAAAAGGCGGCAGCCAGGGCGCCGTCACCGATGTTAACGGTAACTTCTCCCTGCAGGCCGGCCCGGGCGCTATACTGGTCATCAGCTACATGGGATTCATCACACAGGAAGTGCCGGTATCCGCCGGCGAACAGCTGATGAACATCACCCTGAAAGAATCTACCAGCGGCCTGAACGAAGTGGTGGTGATCGGTTACGGCACCCAGCGCAAAAAAGATGTGACGGGCGCCATCAGCTCCGTCAGCAGTAAAGACCTGCGCAACGTGCCGGTGCGCAATGCGGCGGAAGCCTTACAGGGCAAGGTGAGCGGCGTAACCGTTTCACAGAGCAGCGGCAGCCCCGGATCTGCCCCCGTGGTACGTATCCGCGGTATCGGCTCCATCAGTGGCAGCAATACCCCGTTGTATATCGTTGACGGTCTCCCGCAAACAGACATCGGATGGCTCAATCCCAACGACATCGAAGCGATGGACATCCTCAAAGACGCCTCCACTGCCGCTATCTACGGTTCCAGGGGCTCCAACGGCGTGGTGATCATCACTACCCGCAAAGGCAGCCGTAACGATACCAAAATGCACGTAACGCTGGATACCTACACCGGCTGGCAATCCGCCTGGAAACGGCCACATATGCTTAACGCAGCAGACTTCATTAAATATAAAACACAGGCTTATAAAGCTGACGGCGCTCCGCTGCCGACAGATATCGACACACCGGAAAAAGTAGCCCAGGTGCTGAAGTTCGTCAACGATAACTCCGGTCCTGACGGCACCGACTGGTGGAAAGAAATTATTCAGCAGAACGCTCCCGTCCAGAGCTACAACGTAGGCGTGAGCGGCGCGGGCAAAAACCTGGTGTACGCTTCCAGCGCCGGCTATATGAAACAGCAGGGCATCGTGAAAGGATCTGACTACGAACGCCTCTCCTGGCGCACCAACGTTACCGCCGATATCAGCTCCCGGGTAAAACTCACCACCAATTTCGGCCTGATCTATGAAAACCGTCGCAATGTGGATGAGAACAACCCTTTCACCGGTACCATTTTCAGCGCCATGGCGGCAGACCCGATCACACCGGTATACCGCAATAACCTGAAAAGCGTCCCCGCTTTTTATCAGCGTATCATGACCGGCTACGAAGCCAATAACCCCTATTCCCAATACGCCGGTATCCTCTTTACCAACAAACCCAATCCGGTGGCCCAGGTGGAGCGTATGCAGCAGAGCGTGTGGGAAGGCATCGCCATCAAAGGCGGCGCAGCGCTGGATGTGAAAATCATCGATCCGCTGACTTTCCGCAGCAATTTCGGGATGGACCTCGGACGCGGCCTCTCCAAAGGATTCACTCCGGCCTACTTCCTGAACTCATTTGATTACGCCACATATAACACCGTCAGCAACAGCTCCAGCTGGAGCAACTATTTCGTATGGGAGAATACACTGAACTTCGACAAGACCTTCGGTAAACACCACATCACAGCACTGGCAGGTATTTCCGCGGAACTGACAAAAGGATTGTCTTACGCCGCTTCCAAACAGAACATCGTGAACAACGAGCCTGACATGCGT encodes:
- a CDS encoding TonB-dependent receptor, with protein sequence MKKSRFGGASYALSQTVKLLLIMKLCFVVVLLSCLHASATVFSQAKFTLSFVKADADKIFAKIQRESDYRFFYNYTAIRQLGKVDLQVKDASLAEVMRRMLDSSALAFRIVDRNLVVISPKSEQAGRVAGKVADEKGVPLVGVSVKVKGGSQGAVTDVNGNFSLQAGPGAILVISYMGFITQEVPVSAGEQLMNITLKESTSGLNEVVVIGYGTQRKKDVTGAISSVSSKDLRNVPVRNAAEALQGKVSGVTVSQSSGSPGSAPVVRIRGIGSISGSNTPLYIVDGLPQTDIGWLNPNDIEAMDILKDASTAAIYGSRGSNGVVIITTRKGSRNDTKMHVTLDTYTGWQSAWKRPHMLNAADFIKYKTQAYKADGAPLPTDIDTPEKVAQVLKFVNDNSGPDGTDWWKEIIQQNAPVQSYNVGVSGAGKNLVYASSAGYMKQQGIVKGSDYERLSWRTNVTADISSRVKLTTNFGLIYENRRNVDENNPFTGTIFSAMAADPITPVYRNNLKSVPAFYQRIMTGYEANNPYSQYAGILFTNKPNPVAQVERMQQSVWEGIAIKGGAALDVKIIDPLTFRSNFGMDLGRGLSKGFTPAYFLNSFDYATYNTVSNSSSWSNYFVWENTLNFDKTFGKHHITALAGISAELTKGLSYAASKQNIVNNEPDMRIIDAATMNPGASGSTYSSALQSFFGRINYVYADRYILAANVRRDGSSNFGDGYRWGTFPSASAAWRFSEENFMKNANLKWLTSGKLRASYGAIGNQYVNTSGLYLSTYGNTYFRYLFGNTSTGYLGAERQTMANPSLQWETSKQTDLALDLTLWDGLLDLTVDYYNKKVSNMLVVVPIPTTMGYPRVDFWTNAGSMVNKGWEVSLGHSHHIGDFSYNVRLNVSTFRNEVLSMGGGEPIYTTAHLGETISKTEVGKPVGYYFGWLTDGIFQTQAEVDKSPQRLSSRPGDIRFKDINGVDANGNIVPGPDGKLDAADRTMIGNPWPDFVYGLNINLNYKRFDLGMFWQGSQGNDVMNILRYDTESGTGWYNAPQGFLEKSWNGPGSTNKYFRISSNSALNSSVSDYFVEDGSYLRLKNIQLGYNFPEKWLERARIPQLRLYVGAQNLFTFTNYSGLDPEMGNSDPRLIGIDQGYFPQARTFMVGVNAKF